One window of the Trifolium pratense cultivar HEN17-A07 linkage group LG2, ARS_RC_1.1, whole genome shotgun sequence genome contains the following:
- the LOC123909897 gene encoding kunitz trypsin inhibitor 5-like, whose protein sequence is MKTSILAFSLISLAFICKTIAAPEPVLDISGKKVTTGVKYYILPVIRGNGGGLTVTNVNNLNSNNSTCPLYVLQEKLEVKNGQAVTFTPYNAKQGVILTSTDLNIKSFVKKYTCSQTQVWKLNKVLSGVWFLATGGVEGNPGFDTIVNWFKIEKADKDYVLSFCPSVSTTKTLCRELGLYVDDTGNKHLALSDQVPSFRVVFKRA, encoded by the coding sequence ATGAAAACCTCAATCTTAGCATTTTCACTCATTTCTTTAGCCTTCATTTGCAAAACTATTGCAGCACCTGAACCAGTTCTTGACATCTCAGGCAAGAAAGTAACAACAGGTGTCAAGTACTACATTTTACCAGTCATAAGAGGCAACGGTGGTGGTTTAACAGTTACAAATGTAAACAACCTCAACAGCAACAATAGCACATGTCCCCTTTATGTTCTTCAAGAGAAGCTTGAAGTAAAGAATGGTCAAGCAGTTACTTTCACACCTTATAATGCTAAACAAGGTGTGATTCTAACCTCAACTGATCTCAACATCAAAtcctttgtaaaaaaatatacatgttCTCAAACACAAGTTTGGAAGCTTAATAAAGTGTTGTCAGGGGTGTGGTTTTTGGCTACAGGGGGTGTAGAAGGTAATCCAGGTTTTGATACTATTGTCAATTGGTTTAAGATTGAGAAAGCTGATAAAGATTATGTGCTTTCTTTCTGTCCTTCAGTTTCCACAACTAAGACTTTGTGTAGGGAACTAGggttatatgttgatgatactGGGAATAAGCACTTAGCTCTTAGTGATCAAGTTCCATCATTTAGAGTTGTGTTTAAAAGGGCTTAA